One segment of Manihot esculenta cultivar AM560-2 chromosome 4, M.esculenta_v8, whole genome shotgun sequence DNA contains the following:
- the LOC110613825 gene encoding F-box/kelch-repeat protein At5g60570: MDEEEEVMSHSIINTRGGVNDGRLRLGSSDSLLPGLIDDVALNCLAWACRSDYASLSCINKRFHKLIDSGYLYGLRKQLGIVEHWVYLVCDPRGWEAFDPVRKKWMALPKIPCDECFNYADKESLTVGSELLVFGRELFDFAIWKYNLIRRGWVKCEGMNRPRCLFGSGSFGSVAVVAGGSDKNGNVLNSAELYNSSTGKWEMLPNMLSPRRLCSGFFMDGKFYVIGGMSSPTVSLTCGEEYDFETSKWRIIEGMYPNVNRAAQAPPLVAVVDNQLYAVEYLTNMVKKYDKVKNTWDVLGRLPVRADSSNGWGLAFKACGEELLVVGGQRGPEGEAVVLNSWCPKSGVNNGTLDWKILGVKEHVGVFVYNCAVMGC; the protein is encoded by the coding sequence ATGGATGAAGAAGAGGAAGTAATGAGTCATTCAATAATAAATACAAGGGGAGGAGTAAATGATGGTCGCTTACGATTAGGATCAAGTGATTCACTCCTTCCTGGTCTTATTGATGATGTCGCATTGAATTGTCTGGCCTGGGCTTGTAGATCAGACTATGCCTCATTATCGTGTATAAACAAGAGGTTTCATAAGCTAATTGATAGTGGATATTTATATGGGCTAAGGAAGCAATTGGGAATTGTAGAGCATTGGGTGTATTTAGTTTGTGATCCAAGGGGATGGGAGGCATTTGATCCTGTGAGAAAGAAATGGATGGCTTTGCCTAAGATACCTTGTGATGAGTGTTTCAACTATGCAGATAAGGAGTCATTGACTGTGGGTAGTGAATTGCTTGTTTTTGGTCGTGAGCTGTTTGATTTTGCTATTTGGAAGTATAATCTGATTCGTCGTGGTTGGGTCAAGTGTGAAGGGATGAATCGTCCCCGGTGTTTGTTTGGATCAGGTAGCTTTGGTTCTGTTGCTGTTGTTGCAGGAGGGAGTGATAAGAATGGAAATGTTTTGAATTCAGCAGAGTTGTATAACTCTTCAACTGGCAAATGGGAAATGCTACCAAACATGCTTTCGCCACGTAGATTGTGCTCTGGATTTTTTATGGATGGCAAATTCTATGTGATCGGTGGGATGTCAAGTCCTACTGTTTCATTGACTTGTGGCGAGGAGTATGATTTTGAGACAAGCAAATGGAGGATTATTGAAGGGATGTATCCAAATGTTAATAGAGCTGCTCAGGCTCCTCCACTTGTTGCAGTTGTGGATAATCAGCTATATGCTGTTGAGTATTTAACTAACATGGTGAAAAAGTACGACAAGGTAAAAAACACCTGGGATGTGTTGGGAAGGCTACCTGTGAGGGCTGATTCTTCGAACGGTTGGGGCTTGGCTTTCAAGGCTTGCGGAGAGGAACTTTTGGTTGTGGGTGGGCAGAGGGGCCCTGAGGGTGAAGCTGTTGTGCTTAATTCATGGTGTCCAAAGTCTGGAGTCAATAATGGAACTTTGGATTGGAAGATTCTTGGTGTGAAGGAGCATGTTGGCGTGTTTGTTTACAATTGTGCTGTTATGGGTTGTTGA